In one Moritella sp. 5 genomic region, the following are encoded:
- the yeiP gene encoding elongation factor P-like protein YeiP translates to MPKASDVKKNTAVEYNNGVYIIRDIERSVPQGRAGGSIYRMRMYDVVTGSKIDEVFKDSDNLNLADLTRNQVMFSYSDGEEYVFMDTEDYTPYSLDKAIIADELLFITEDTQGLQVLIVDGKPVSIELPSAVEMVIVETDPSIKGASASARTKPAILSTGLTVQVPEYIASGEKIKINTTDHKFMSRADK, encoded by the coding sequence ATGCCAAAGGCAAGTGACGTTAAAAAGAATACCGCTGTTGAATATAATAATGGCGTATACATTATCCGTGATATCGAACGTTCAGTACCACAAGGCCGTGCTGGTGGTAGTATCTACCGTATGCGTATGTACGATGTAGTTACGGGTTCAAAAATTGACGAAGTATTCAAAGACAGCGACAATCTTAATCTTGCAGATCTTACACGTAACCAAGTTATGTTCTCATACTCTGATGGTGAAGAATATGTATTCATGGATACAGAAGACTACACACCTTACAGCCTAGATAAAGCAATAATTGCTGATGAGTTATTATTCATCACAGAAGACACACAAGGTCTTCAAGTTCTTATTGTTGATGGTAAGCCAGTATCTATTGAGCTACCTTCTGCTGTTGAAATGGTTATTGTAGAAACTGACCCATCAATTAAAGGTGCGTCGGCAAGTGCTCGTACTAAACCTGCGATCCTTTCTACTGGCCTTACGGTTCAAGTACCTGAATACATCGCAAGCGGCGAAAAAATCAAGATCAATACGACTGATCACAAGTTCATGAGTCGTGCAGATAAATAA
- a CDS encoding HD domain-containing protein, with protein sequence MGNIEKVLNFIVEIEKLKGVLRKTQPVGLDRYENSAEHSWHVCISALMLKDYADDEINIDRVIKMLLLHDLGEIDAGDTIVYAAETAENKANEASGINRLLNILPAEQAKDYIELWHEFELGVTADSVYAKAIDRVPPLLHNIHGEGHSWKAHNISKEQVFSVNSRIGKGSKQLWTSLEQKLEKAVSQGLLK encoded by the coding sequence GTGGGAAATATTGAAAAGGTATTAAATTTTATAGTCGAAATTGAAAAACTGAAAGGTGTATTACGTAAGACACAACCTGTCGGATTAGATCGTTATGAGAATTCTGCAGAGCATAGCTGGCACGTGTGTATATCTGCATTGATGCTAAAAGACTATGCGGATGATGAGATTAATATTGACCGTGTAATTAAAATGCTATTGCTGCATGATCTTGGTGAAATAGATGCAGGAGATACGATTGTTTATGCTGCTGAAACGGCGGAGAACAAGGCGAATGAAGCATCGGGTATCAACAGATTATTGAATATATTACCGGCCGAACAAGCAAAAGATTATATCGAGCTTTGGCATGAATTTGAACTCGGGGTTACAGCAGATTCTGTTTACGCTAAAGCTATTGATCGCGTTCCTCCATTATTGCATAACATACATGGTGAAGGGCATAGTTGGAAAGCACATAATATCTCGAAAGAACAAGTGTTTTCGGTTAACAGTAGAATTGGAAAAGGTAGCAAGCAGCTGTGGACGTCGTTAGAGCAGAAACTTGAAAAGGCGGTGAGCCAGGGCCTACTTAAATAG
- a CDS encoding glutathione S-transferase family protein produces MSAIKLYRHPLSGHAHRVELLLSLLGLETELIDVDLLKGEHKQPEFLNKNSAGQVPVIEDGDVTLSDSNAILIYLASKYDNAHTWLPIDPVLAAQVQGFLTIAASSVAYGPATARLINIFHAKLDHQKALDIAHAILKQLDPHLEHNPWLVGHKPTIADIANYTHIAHAPEGGVSLQDYPHVRRWLSRVEELRGFVPMQATAVGLAV; encoded by the coding sequence ATGTCAGCAATCAAACTATACCGTCATCCACTGTCTGGGCATGCCCACAGAGTGGAATTGCTGTTATCCTTACTTGGATTAGAAACGGAACTTATTGATGTCGACTTGTTGAAAGGAGAGCATAAACAGCCTGAATTTTTGAACAAAAATAGCGCAGGGCAAGTGCCCGTTATTGAAGACGGTGATGTGACCTTGTCAGACTCTAATGCTATTTTGATTTACCTCGCCAGTAAATACGATAATGCGCATACTTGGTTGCCAATAGATCCTGTACTCGCTGCCCAAGTACAAGGCTTTCTGACCATTGCTGCGAGTAGCGTTGCTTATGGACCCGCGACTGCGCGTTTAATTAACATCTTTCACGCGAAACTTGATCATCAAAAAGCGCTAGACATAGCACATGCGATTTTAAAACAATTAGACCCGCATTTAGAACATAATCCTTGGTTAGTTGGACACAAACCTACTATTGCAGATATTGCGAACTATACCCATATCGCGCATGCGCCAGAAGGGGGCGTATCGTTACAAGACTATCCACATGTTAGACGCTGGTTATCTCGTGTTGAGGAGCTTAGAGGCTTTGTTCCCATGCAAGCGACTGCGGTTGGACTCGCTGTCTAA
- a CDS encoding HPP family protein — translation MKKFVFTIIAGTFATLTIGVLAYLASVTNSGLWLMAAFGATVVLVFGVPKSPLAQPKNVIVGHLLTAFIGVLFVEYVGVAPWSLAIATGLAVTIMLLTNTTHPPAGANPMVIMLSGQSWAFLFNPVLIGSCVIVGLGLVLNKMRTSYFESNE, via the coding sequence ATGAAAAAATTTGTTTTTACGATTATCGCAGGCACTTTTGCAACGCTAACTATTGGTGTTTTGGCTTATTTGGCTAGTGTCACAAATTCTGGACTGTGGTTAATGGCCGCCTTTGGCGCTACTGTTGTGTTGGTATTTGGCGTACCTAAGAGTCCACTTGCTCAGCCTAAGAACGTTATTGTTGGGCACTTATTAACAGCGTTTATCGGTGTGTTATTTGTTGAATATGTTGGCGTTGCACCTTGGTCGTTGGCTATTGCAACGGGATTAGCTGTTACTATTATGCTACTGACAAATACAACGCACCCACCAGCTGGCGCAAACCCCATGGTTATTATGTTATCAGGTCAAAGTTGGGCATTCTTATTTAATCCTGTGTTGATCGGCTCATGCGTGATTGTTGGTTTAGGCTTGGTATTAAATAAAATGAGAACATCGTATTTTGAAAGTAATGAATAA
- a CDS encoding TetR/AcrR family transcriptional regulator — translation MNEKKLVLIQTALHLFYSKGVNSVGINEILRLSGIAKKTLYSHFSGKDDLVLATLQYRDGIFNQWFNEVLESEKSGEKSILALFYGLDDWFNNRVPELSPFRGCFFINTAAEYSVTDSPVRQYCRSHKQEIRSLIKNKISLFIDDPKKVSTLTDMVFMLKEGAIVSALVEGNKNAGKACIPAVTRILNLK, via the coding sequence ATGAATGAAAAAAAATTAGTATTAATTCAAACAGCCTTACACCTTTTTTATAGCAAAGGTGTAAATTCTGTCGGCATTAATGAAATATTGAGGCTGTCAGGTATCGCGAAGAAAACGCTATATAGTCATTTTTCTGGTAAGGATGATCTTGTATTAGCGACCCTTCAATATAGAGATGGTATTTTTAATCAATGGTTTAATGAAGTGCTTGAAAGTGAAAAATCCGGCGAAAAATCCATACTGGCGCTGTTTTACGGTTTAGATGATTGGTTTAATAATAGGGTGCCAGAACTGAGCCCATTTAGAGGTTGTTTTTTTATCAATACAGCAGCCGAATACAGCGTAACCGACTCACCGGTACGTCAGTACTGTCGTTCGCATAAACAAGAAATCCGATCATTAATAAAAAACAAAATTAGTTTATTTATAGACGATCCCAAAAAAGTTAGCACGCTTACGGACATGGTTTTTATGCTTAAAGAAGGAGCGATTGTTTCAGCGTTGGTCGAAGGGAACAAAAATGCAGGAAAGGCATGTATTCCCGCTGTTACTAGGATTCTTAATCTAAAATAA
- a CDS encoding DSD1 family PLP-dependent enzyme codes for MIGKHKLELDTPCLVIDKNKLIDNIETMQKFASVKSKHVRPHAKTHKCVEICQLQLDAGSIGISITKPSEAYELAKAHIRHLLITSPIVTKQKLATLAKIIKLAPETMIVVDSEANLTQLNQLGSELNLQINLLVDIDAGIGRTGASFETAFDLALSVHAHANTTLKGIQCYAGHFQHILDNEERKQASAALLNKAGKLKQDIENATGLVNLIQSGSGTGTYEIDSDIASVTEIQPGSYTVMDKEYFDIEYSAGHFQPAMTLLTSVISANHATHVTVDAGTKALYKEATHPQIISHENLNYEWHYFGDEHGKVSGEHLPAVGEVIEMIVPHCDPTINLHDKFYVVENDIVVDIWDIALRGKLA; via the coding sequence GTGATTGGAAAACACAAATTAGAATTAGATACGCCATGCTTGGTTATCGACAAGAACAAACTGATTGATAACATCGAAACGATGCAAAAGTTCGCATCAGTAAAATCGAAGCATGTTCGACCTCATGCAAAAACCCACAAATGTGTAGAAATATGCCAGCTACAACTTGATGCGGGTAGCATAGGTATATCAATAACCAAGCCGTCGGAAGCCTATGAACTTGCCAAGGCCCATATTCGCCACCTGCTAATCACCTCCCCAATTGTCACTAAACAAAAATTGGCTACATTGGCTAAGATTATCAAGCTTGCACCAGAGACAATGATCGTCGTGGATTCAGAGGCTAATCTCACTCAGTTAAATCAATTAGGCAGCGAGCTTAACCTACAAATTAATCTGCTTGTTGATATTGATGCAGGAATCGGTAGAACTGGCGCATCATTTGAAACTGCGTTTGATTTAGCATTATCAGTACACGCGCATGCCAACACGACCCTTAAAGGTATTCAGTGTTATGCCGGGCATTTCCAACACATTCTTGACAACGAAGAAAGAAAACAAGCGTCTGCCGCATTATTAAATAAAGCGGGTAAGCTAAAGCAAGACATTGAAAACGCGACAGGATTAGTGAATCTGATCCAATCAGGCTCAGGCACAGGTACTTATGAAATAGACAGTGACATTGCGTCTGTAACCGAAATACAACCAGGTTCATACACTGTAATGGATAAGGAATATTTCGATATTGAATATAGCGCAGGTCACTTCCAACCTGCTATGACACTGCTGACCAGCGTTATCAGTGCTAATCATGCAACGCATGTAACCGTTGATGCGGGCACCAAGGCCCTTTACAAAGAAGCGACCCACCCACAAATTATCAGTCATGAAAACCTAAACTATGAGTGGCATTACTTTGGTGACGAGCACGGTAAAGTATCTGGAGAACATTTACCTGCTGTCGGAGAGGTGATTGAAATGATCGTACCGCACTGCGATCCAACCATTAACCTGCATGACAAATTCTATGTGGTCGAAAATGATATTGTTGTCGACATCTGGGATATCGCGTTACGTGGTAAATTAGCTTAG
- a CDS encoding GNAT family N-acetyltransferase, giving the protein MQIIKVDSSNKHVYMNLAQAYEAEFSKIMQKKPDEDGLFPLDTKIEGNVSGYLLYVDGVPAGHTAIANEAPGCYEVCDFYVVPYFRKNKVGKRFISQVFNNLGGSWEIKQVAGAEHAVKFWRDVLSDYTSDNDIAGGYVEDSYDDEQWGVVTRQRFSHD; this is encoded by the coding sequence ATGCAAATTATAAAAGTAGATAGCAGTAATAAGCATGTATACATGAATTTAGCGCAAGCCTATGAGGCTGAATTTTCAAAGATCATGCAGAAGAAACCGGATGAAGATGGTTTGTTTCCATTAGATACAAAAATCGAAGGCAATGTGTCGGGTTATCTATTATATGTGGATGGCGTCCCTGCTGGGCATACCGCGATTGCTAATGAGGCTCCGGGTTGTTATGAAGTATGTGACTTTTATGTAGTGCCTTATTTCCGTAAAAATAAAGTCGGTAAACGTTTTATCTCTCAGGTTTTTAACAACCTCGGCGGCAGTTGGGAAATCAAGCAGGTTGCAGGAGCTGAACATGCCGTTAAGTTTTGGCGTGATGTACTTTCTGATTACACGTCGGACAATGACATAGCTGGTGGTTATGTCGAAGATAGCTACGACGATGAGCAATGGGGTGTAGTAACAAGACAGCGCTTCAGCCATGATTAG
- the trxA gene encoding thioredoxin produces MMNKIVELRDENFEAELMTGSQPVLVEYWASWCAPCLSVGPVLEEIAFAYSGKVKIGKLNIDTSPQIAAKYGIRALPAMMLFKDGEILSSTVGVLSKTQLTTLLSQHI; encoded by the coding sequence ATGATGAACAAAATAGTGGAATTGAGGGATGAGAACTTTGAAGCGGAGTTAATGACTGGCAGTCAACCGGTATTAGTTGAATATTGGGCGTCTTGGTGCGCCCCTTGTTTAAGTGTAGGTCCAGTGTTGGAAGAAATCGCTTTTGCATATAGCGGTAAAGTGAAAATTGGAAAACTGAATATTGATACTAGTCCCCAAATCGCGGCCAAATATGGTATTCGCGCCCTTCCTGCAATGATGTTATTCAAAGATGGCGAAATTTTATCGTCAACAGTGGGTGTATTGAGTAAAACCCAACTAACGACCCTGCTAAGTCAGCATATTTAA
- a CDS encoding nuclear transport factor 2 family protein encodes MIDQAWIIEIFSHLENGNPQGFFEHVSDDVVWEVTGTHPLAGIYTSKQDFITGTISKLNEVLESPLSLKLLSCITDGRSASVELVANSITKKGAEYHNRYCWVCEFESNQVVRVRAYLDSALVANTLA; translated from the coding sequence ATGATTGATCAAGCATGGATAATTGAAATATTTTCGCATTTGGAAAACGGTAATCCTCAAGGTTTTTTTGAACATGTGAGTGATGATGTTGTTTGGGAAGTAACGGGTACTCATCCGCTTGCAGGCATTTATACATCAAAACAAGACTTCATTACTGGCACCATCTCAAAATTAAATGAAGTATTAGAGTCACCTCTATCGTTAAAATTACTCTCTTGTATAACCGATGGGCGTTCCGCATCCGTTGAATTGGTCGCAAATTCAATAACCAAAAAAGGAGCTGAGTATCATAATCGCTATTGCTGGGTTTGTGAATTCGAGAGTAATCAAGTAGTACGGGTTCGAGCATATTTAGATTCAGCGTTAGTTGCTAACACATTAGCTTGA
- a CDS encoding bifunctional 2-polyprenyl-6-hydroxyphenol methylase/3-demethylubiquinol 3-O-methyltransferase UbiG → MVTVEEHYESLLSDVYTWLMGGFEQAKSNNIEFFKSRNITPSSSGIAVDLGAGSGFQSIPLAELGFNVTAIDLSQKLLSELNSNACEHSLVTINDDILNFKEHVSINCELIVCMTDTITHLKSKDDALKILQDSFNSLEDDGKLILTFRDLSIELKDTDRFIPVRSDENIIFTCFLEYEPETVKIHDIVYIKTHGKWELNKSCYRKIRLSVEWVENQLLSIGFKLEESSNSNGFQTIVAVK, encoded by the coding sequence ATGGTTACAGTTGAAGAACATTACGAAAGCTTATTATCTGATGTATATACATGGTTAATGGGGGGATTTGAGCAAGCTAAAAGCAATAATATTGAGTTCTTTAAAAGCAGAAATATTACTCCCTCATCCTCAGGTATTGCTGTTGATTTAGGCGCTGGTTCTGGCTTTCAATCGATCCCTTTGGCTGAGCTTGGTTTTAATGTTACAGCAATAGACCTTAGCCAAAAATTATTGAGTGAACTGAATTCGAATGCTTGTGAACACTCACTTGTGACCATTAACGATGATATTTTAAATTTCAAAGAGCATGTCAGTATTAACTGTGAATTGATCGTTTGCATGACGGATACGATTACACACCTAAAATCGAAAGACGATGCCTTAAAAATACTTCAAGATTCATTTAATTCACTTGAAGATGATGGGAAGTTGATTTTAACTTTTCGTGACTTATCGATTGAGCTCAAAGACACGGATAGATTTATTCCTGTGAGAAGTGATGAAAATATCATTTTTACCTGCTTTTTAGAATATGAGCCCGAAACAGTTAAGATCCATGACATTGTTTACATAAAAACACATGGTAAATGGGAACTGAACAAAAGCTGTTATCGCAAGATTAGGTTATCTGTAGAGTGGGTTGAAAACCAGCTTTTAAGTATTGGGTTTAAACTCGAAGAATCAAGTAACAGCAACGGATTTCAAACAATCGTAGCGGTAAAGTAA
- a CDS encoding VOC family protein: MEIQRHGIILNVEYFDECVAFYRDLFGLPILFSKTEGDFKLTCLEYGETYLMIETEGVANTSGKSIAENATKLRFNVADIESALRSVCDYGIDAHIESNPWGAVINIVDPDGNRVGIRD, translated from the coding sequence ATGGAAATACAACGACACGGAATTATATTAAACGTCGAATATTTTGATGAATGCGTCGCTTTCTACCGAGATTTATTTGGTTTACCGATATTGTTTTCGAAAACGGAAGGTGACTTTAAACTGACCTGTTTAGAGTATGGCGAAACTTATTTGATGATTGAAACAGAAGGCGTTGCTAATACTTCCGGTAAATCAATTGCTGAGAATGCAACAAAATTGAGATTCAATGTTGCAGACATAGAGTCAGCATTACGCTCTGTATGTGACTATGGTATTGATGCTCATATCGAAAGCAATCCGTGGGGGGCGGTGATAAACATTGTCGATCCAGATGGTAATCGTGTTGGTATTAGGGATTAA
- a CDS encoding ABC transporter ATP-binding protein codes for MLVVNDIETLYGQSQVLFGISITINAGEVVSLMGRNGAGKTTTVRSIMGLTPVAAGTIHFKDQRSEALQPYKIARLGLGLVPEGRMITPNLSVKENLIATAFIPKGRDNPWTLSRVYSLFPRLEEREHSMGNQLSGGEQQMLAIGRALLTNPDLLILDEATEGLAPLIRQEIMDCLVQLKTEGLAILIVDKHLHALNQLVDRHYIIDKGKVAWSGTPQALMQAPDIQHRLLGV; via the coding sequence ATGCTTGTGGTTAACGATATTGAGACGCTCTACGGGCAAAGTCAGGTCTTGTTTGGTATTTCGATTACAATTAACGCGGGTGAAGTTGTATCACTAATGGGACGGAATGGCGCAGGTAAAACCACCACAGTGCGCTCTATTATGGGACTAACGCCTGTGGCAGCTGGCACTATTCATTTTAAGGACCAACGCAGCGAAGCACTTCAACCATATAAAATTGCGCGATTAGGGCTTGGTTTAGTACCTGAAGGCAGAATGATCACGCCGAACTTATCAGTGAAGGAAAACTTGATTGCGACTGCGTTTATTCCCAAAGGGCGGGATAACCCATGGACATTGTCGCGGGTATATTCACTTTTTCCTCGGCTTGAGGAGCGGGAGCATAGCATGGGAAATCAACTATCTGGTGGTGAGCAACAAATGTTAGCGATAGGACGTGCCTTATTGACCAATCCAGATTTACTCATTCTAGATGAAGCAACAGAAGGACTTGCGCCACTTATTCGGCAGGAAATCATGGACTGTTTAGTGCAGCTGAAAACAGAAGGTCTTGCTATTTTGATTGTCGATAAACATCTTCACGCGCTGAATCAATTAGTCGATAGGCACTACATTATCGATAAAGGCAAGGTTGCTTGGAGCGGAACACCACAAGCTTTGATGCAAGCGCCAGATATTCAGCATCGCCTTTTGGGTGTCTAA
- a CDS encoding ABC transporter ATP-binding protein, with translation MTNDLLTVTGLRKSFGGVLATDELNLCVRKGEIHAIIGPNGAGKTTLIRQLTGEIKQDHGHITFAGGNIDKCSIPARCHKGLARTFQITSLFQDFTVLQNVVLAVQAQAGHSFRFWKNVNNDKSLTDPAKQYLARVGLETKLHVLVSALSHGEQRQLEIAVALASKPKMLLMDEPMAGMSVEDSWKLVDTLKALKDQQNTILLIEHDMDVVFALADRISVLVYGRIIATGSAAEIKSDPEVRMAYLGDEGGLDACG, from the coding sequence ATGACAAATGATCTACTAACCGTGACAGGCTTGAGAAAGAGCTTCGGTGGGGTTTTGGCAACAGACGAACTAAATTTGTGTGTTAGAAAAGGAGAAATTCACGCGATTATCGGCCCTAATGGCGCAGGTAAAACCACCTTGATCCGCCAGTTAACGGGTGAGATTAAGCAAGACCATGGTCATATTACATTTGCTGGTGGCAATATTGATAAATGTTCGATACCAGCGCGATGTCATAAAGGCTTAGCGCGTACATTTCAAATTACTTCGCTGTTTCAAGATTTTACTGTATTACAAAATGTGGTACTCGCGGTACAAGCACAGGCCGGTCATTCATTTCGATTTTGGAAAAATGTGAACAATGATAAAAGCCTGACTGATCCTGCCAAGCAATATTTAGCACGTGTTGGATTGGAGACAAAACTACATGTGTTAGTTAGCGCATTATCACACGGCGAGCAGCGACAACTAGAGATAGCAGTAGCATTAGCGAGCAAACCTAAAATGCTATTAATGGATGAACCTATGGCTGGCATGTCTGTGGAAGATAGTTGGAAATTAGTGGATACCTTGAAGGCGTTAAAAGACCAACAGAATACGATCTTGTTGATTGAGCATGATATGGATGTGGTTTTTGCATTAGCAGACCGAATTTCGGTGTTAGTTTATGGGCGCATTATCGCAACGGGATCGGCAGCAGAGATTAAAAGTGACCCAGAGGTACGTATGGCTTATTTGGGTGATGAAGGAGGTTTAGATGCTTGTGGTTAA
- a CDS encoding branched-chain amino acid ABC transporter permease: protein MVISIRNKINICLLVLLALVPTITTLVDDSFYTGVFSRVLILAIAAISLNLLIGFGGLVSFGQAAFMGVGAYAVGIGSFHMLEDGIDWMGNGYIQLAGSVVISVVLCLIIGTISLRTRGMYFIMITIAFSQMLYFTAVGVDLYGGDDGLSIYERSDMLGLIDLNDEDSFYYLCFTSLLFVLWFFHKINHSRFGQVISGSKSNEERMLAIGFSPFKYRLAAFVISGVFAGYSGFLMANLNDFVSPDMMHWTRSCELIVMIVLGGVAGLFGPLYGALAFLLLEELLSSIPLNIAGLRVGEYWQLIFGPLLIVLVLCARNGIDGLLPGAKHDK from the coding sequence ATGGTCATATCTATACGGAATAAAATTAATATATGTTTGTTGGTATTGCTCGCGTTAGTGCCGACAATAACCACGCTTGTTGATGATAGTTTTTATACAGGTGTGTTTTCTCGGGTATTAATTTTAGCCATTGCAGCGATTAGCCTTAATTTATTAATTGGTTTTGGTGGCCTTGTTAGTTTTGGACAGGCCGCATTTATGGGCGTTGGTGCTTATGCGGTTGGTATCGGTTCATTTCATATGCTGGAAGACGGCATTGATTGGATGGGCAATGGTTACATCCAGTTAGCGGGAAGCGTGGTTATTTCAGTCGTACTCTGTTTAATCATAGGTACGATTAGCCTGCGTACCCGTGGTATGTATTTCATTATGATCACCATTGCGTTTTCACAAATGCTCTATTTTACAGCCGTCGGCGTGGATCTTTATGGTGGTGATGACGGTCTATCAATTTATGAACGCAGTGACATGCTGGGGTTAATTGATTTAAATGATGAAGACAGTTTTTATTACCTGTGTTTTACCTCCTTGTTATTTGTGCTCTGGTTTTTTCATAAAATTAATCATTCTCGTTTTGGTCAGGTGATCTCAGGCAGTAAATCTAACGAAGAACGCATGTTAGCGATAGGTTTTTCACCGTTTAAATACCGACTTGCTGCGTTTGTTATATCGGGCGTATTTGCAGGGTATTCAGGCTTTTTAATGGCTAATCTAAACGATTTTGTTAGTCCTGATATGATGCACTGGACGCGGTCGTGCGAACTGATTGTAATGATTGTACTGGGTGGTGTCGCAGGTTTGTTTGGTCCTTTATATGGAGCGCTAGCCTTCTTGTTATTAGAGGAGTTACTTTCTTCTATTCCACTTAATATTGCTGGACTAAGGGTTGGAGAATACTGGCAATTAATATTTGGACCGTTACTCATCGTGCTGGTGTTGTGTGCCCGTAATGGTATTGATGGATTGTTACCTGGAGCAAAGCATGACAAATGA
- a CDS encoding branched-chain amino acid ABC transporter permease: MNWLLLLEQVLNGFQLGMLLFLLAAGLTLVFGIMDFVNLAHGSLYMMGAFFCATFSEWTNSFLFGALLTIPATFILGVVVEMVALRRLYSRNHLDQVLVTFGLILFFNELVRLIWGPVGLDIVLPDFLNRSVEIIPGVPYPIYRLAIIVLGLAVALLLYWIISKTRLGMLIRAGASNREMMGALGINVQLLFTLVFGLGATLAGIAGLMAGPILSVEIGMGRSIIILTFVVIVIGGIGSIKGAFIAAIVVGIIDTVGRSFLPDILKLMVSSDAASTAAPAISSMLIYFMMALVLAIRPQGLFPPKGVA; encoded by the coding sequence ATGAATTGGTTGTTATTGTTGGAACAAGTCTTAAATGGCTTCCAACTTGGAATGCTTCTCTTTCTTCTCGCCGCAGGTTTAACGCTTGTTTTCGGCATTATGGATTTTGTTAATCTGGCGCACGGCTCATTGTATATGATGGGGGCGTTCTTCTGTGCCACGTTCAGTGAATGGACGAATTCATTTTTGTTTGGTGCATTACTTACCATTCCTGCGACATTTATTCTGGGTGTCGTTGTAGAAATGGTTGCTTTAAGGCGATTGTATTCACGGAATCATCTCGACCAAGTGCTTGTAACGTTTGGCCTCATTTTATTCTTTAATGAGTTAGTTCGACTCATTTGGGGACCTGTTGGCTTAGATATTGTACTACCTGATTTCTTAAATCGCAGTGTTGAAATTATCCCTGGTGTTCCTTATCCCATTTATCGTCTTGCCATTATTGTATTAGGACTCGCTGTGGCCTTGTTATTGTATTGGATTATCTCAAAAACACGTTTAGGCATGTTAATTCGAGCGGGCGCAAGTAACCGGGAAATGATGGGGGCGTTAGGCATTAATGTTCAGCTGTTGTTTACGCTCGTTTTTGGTTTGGGTGCAACGCTGGCAGGGATCGCGGGCTTGATGGCGGGCCCTATTTTATCTGTCGAAATTGGTATGGGTCGAAGTATTATCATTTTAACATTCGTGGTGATTGTTATTGGTGGTATCGGCTCGATTAAAGGCGCGTTTATTGCTGCTATTGTGGTCGGAATAATTGATACTGTTGGCCGTTCATTTCTTCCCGATATATTAAAATTGATGGTGTCGAGTGATGCGGCTTCCACGGCTGCACCTGCTATTTCGTCTATGTTGATTTATTTCATGATGGCGTTGGTGCTTGCGATACGACCACAAGGCTTGTTTCCGCCTAAGGGGGTGGCTTAA